The genomic interval TACAATGTTGCTTTTTTACCATGGTAAAAATAAGATCAGTACAGTTATAGCCCTAGTTCCAAACATGgtgtgctttttcttctttttctgtcaaGTACCTCTCTAGGATTCAGTAAGACCTTAAACATCTTTGCAGAAGGTGAAAGCAGAATTCTGCCTTGAACTCAAACAGTTTCAGATCTCTTTGTGGAGTACTGAACTGAGTGATTGGGCTTTTTGTGGAATGCCACTGATGAGTGAGTTCAGAAATCCCACACACAAATCCTCTGGGAGTTAGAATTTAAGCATTAGAATTTCTACTCCCTTGTCATAAATGGCTGTGAACTGTGGTTTGGCACAGTGCCTCAATGGGCGAATAATGACAAATGGATCGCAGAAGCCAACATGAACACACTATTATTTTTTTGACTCTAATAAATCACACCATAAATGAGCAGAGTAATGGTGGACATGTTGGAGAATTCCTTAATGTTATTCTGTCATCAGCAATGCTTAGGTAACTCAGTTCTGctttgcatttcaaatgaagCAATACAGGCCTCTCCATCTACTTTCTTATACCGACATCCAGTATCTCCTACATCagtgtgcacactcacatgcaaaataatgacacatgtaagacacacacacctgcatgcttATTTGAAAGTGCGTATACCCCGTCCTTCATGCTGTTTTTAGTGACTACAGTCAGATGACATGCACAATAATGCCATTGATAAATGTCCCTGCACTGTTTACAGTTTCTCTTTCTGGAGTTCTAATAAATCTGCCTTTAGAAGCTTATGctgtaaagttattttcttaaGGCTTTGGATACACTCCGTACTGCAAGTGAATGTTCACTTTTAATCGGGATGTATACAGAAATTCATCTTGGGACTCGTTCCCAACATCTGAGCTGCAACCTTGTCTGTAGTGCTGCCTGTGTTGGACTTTTTTATATGTTAATTTTACACCGTGGGATTTGCTACCATGTGGGACTTTATTTCTTGTCCCTTCAAGCTTTAGACTTGGATATTTCTTTAAAGTTTTGAGAAATCCACTCCAGGGGGCATAGACTAGCCTGTCTGCTCTGTGACAATACAGATATGCCCAGGCTTGGCAGGTATGGCTTCACACCTTAttctgcatgcatgcactcatgTGCTCATACCtggacacatgcacagagacatGCTACCTGTATCATTTATCTTCTTTCTCATCTCAAATCCCAACTCATATGAGCTGttttcatttcaattcagtCTCAGACTAAAATCTTCTGTATTTGTAATTTTgatgctgattttttttttttttaatttattttttttttttttttaggataaACAGATCTGTAGAATTTGACATTTAATAAACAGTCGGGGTGGGGGGAGTTCTGTCACTAATGATCCAATTATAAGTAAGacttatttataaaacatttaaattatttgtgctAGTTAGAGTGCTGTGCAaaggataaaaaataaattgagaAGACCGTTATTCTTGACTTTTTATCATTCTAGCAAAATTTAGTAAAGTATAAGCAGTCGAAAGCCCTGTTAAGACGGGATTAGTTTTAATTGGTGAGGAGGGGTGATGCAATTTTACCATAGGACATCTATTTATgctatttgcatatttatggCCGATTTTGCACAGGTTAAGAAATCAAAATTTACACACAATACATAGCTTTGAATGGTCATAACTACAAAATATTATTGTTGTATGAAATATTCaacattttgtctgtctgtctatagcCATTATGAACAAAGCAATTCTGATGGGATTACCTGGGGTTATTCTTACTGGTCATTTATAGTAGGTGCTTGATTCTTTCTGTATTGGTCCATGAAATAACCGAACTATTGTTTTCAGACAGGGCTAAAACCCCTGAGGAAGAGTGGTAATTATTTACATTAGATTGTTACCCCACCACCGCATATTGAAAGTAATCTTAGACGAATAAGGCTTAAAACCTATTATGATTGTCTCACTACTTTATGTACTTAAGTCCATGTTGTCACTACTAAATGCAAATTTGTGCTAAATGTACTAAATGCAAGTTATTAACATCTTGTGACCATGCTGGTTacataaacatgacattttacCAGAGTAGCTTCCATAAGATGAAACTTTGctgttgtggtggtgtttctaattttaaattgttaaatgCCCTTTTgatgattttctctctctctctctctctctctctctctctctctctctctctctctctctctctctctctctctctctctcgcgctcgctcgctctctctctccctccccccccccccagataaTCTTGTACTCAGGTGACCGAGCCTATGACGACTATTACCCTGCTCTGAAAGGCAGAGTTCACTTCAACAGCTCTGATCCTAAGAAAGGCGACGCCTCCATTAACCTCTTGACGCTTCAAGCATCTGACACAGGCACTTACCAGTGTAAAGTGAAGAAGGCACCTGGCATTGGCAGTAGGAAGGTGCTGCTCACCGTTATGGGTTAGTTCACCAGAAGCAGTGGTGTGATGGATGGATCCAGTGTCACGCCATCCTTTGTGCAGGAGTTCTTAAATACTCACAGCTGCAGTTTGCCATGATGCATTGGTGTGGACATCATAATGATCTTCCACGGAAGAGCATCTAagtttttctgttatttctttttGAGATCACAGAAAATTGTACATGTTATCAAACATACTGGATTTATGTTAGAAATGTGAAAATGCTGGTTAATCCTAGttatgtctgttttgttttttaacagctGGTTTCCAGACATGTATATCTTGTAAACTAGTGTAGCCTTAGGTTCTGGACTAGTTAGAACATTGGTTAAGAAAAATGGCCTTTTGGCAGAGGTTGAAAATATAGACAATCTTGGTCTCTGGAAGACAGATGGACATCAGGTGTACTCTTATTGTTTGGCTTCCACCAGAGTAAGACAGGTGGAAGAACATTGATAGACTGGGCTCTGTAGCCCATGGGGGCAATGctgaatgcaggtgtgtgctactCCTCCCTTCATTGCCCATTCTAATGTCTCCTTTGAGTCTAGGGACTCATTCAGAACAGATgctgtctggctgtgtgtgtctgtcaaaCAGCCTCAGTAAATCTGCCCAAGGACAGCGTCGCCCCATGGAGACCTGTCTTCatcaacataataataataataataacaacaacaataaataacatttatatagcacttttaacAAGCCCAAGGTCACAAGAAAGGAGAGACACAAAGGAGGAAAggaaatgtttatgaaaatgaaaagtctTTAGACCAGATTTGAAaatcaagaaagaaaaaaaattgcagaGAGTTTGAAAGTGTGGAGGCCTTGGCACTGAAGGACCTATACTCCAAAGTATAAAGCCTGGTGCATGAGATAGTGAGCTGGTCATCACATGAAGACCTTTTTATATTtagtgacacttttatctaCTAAAAAAAGTGCCATAGTATTGGCTTTTTAATGATTTGGTCCTTTAGTCTGAACAATTACGGGgatacatacctacacagtACATTGTAGTCTAGCATAttctaaagaataaaaaatgcaCCATCATTATTctgtttgggttagggtttcaTCAAAATAGGTTTTGAGTTAGGGTTTCACCAGTGTAGGGATAAGATTAGGGTTTCTCAGATTTAGGGTTCTATCCACTATGGTTACGATTACAATAGGGTTAAGGATTGTGTAACAGGCAGTAGAATTCAAAGcatatatatgtaatttatttctaGAATTCTTTCCTACAGATTTTGCCACACAAAGTCCATTTGTATTTAGAACAATACCAGAAACTGGATAGGATAGTACTCTAGTAGCATAGCCTACTATGAGTCTGCTGTTTTTACCAGCCTGTGGTGACGTCATTACAGCATTGGCTTGCATTCCTGGCACTCAGCCAGGGGACTGGAACTAATAACGTTTACTCTCATCCTTATCGTGCTTCGCTCCATCTCCACCCCCATCCCCTTGCAAGGTGCTTGCCTCTGTCCACCAGATTGGAGGCCTGTCTTTAATTTAGctcattgtttgctttttgaatTCCCATTTCATCTCCTGCCAAGAAAAAGGAAAGTCTGTTTGCTATTACTCATACTGGAGCCCGTGtgtattcattctctctctctctctctctctctctctctctctctctctctctctctctctctctctctctcgctctctctctcgctctctctctcgctctctctctcgctctctctctctctctctctctctctctctctctctctctctgtgtgtgtttcctatAAGtcttctccttccctcttttcaGCCTTTATTCTTTGTGAGCTCCCTGCTCTGTTGCTTGCAGTTCccagtttttaatttatttgactGATAGCAGCTCTAATCATTCTTTTAAACATGGTTCCTGATGCTGTGTTGGATTTCAGTTGGGTGGGTGGTTTAGATAAGAGGGGGTGGAGGAACCTTGTACTGCCCCACATGCTGAGCAGTGTCTGTGGCTCTGTCTCTTCCATGctgaccaccagagggagggtggagggtagATTTGCTATTAGGAGGGAAATATTTGCTTGGCttatttgttcttgtttttaaaaatgaattctaATCATGCCCATTTTCCCCTCCACAGTCCGTCCCTCTACACCCAAGTGTTCCACAGAGGGGTCTACTTATATTGGAGACAATGTTGTACTGAAATGCAAGTCCAGTGATGGCACTAGTCCACTACAGTACATTTGGGACAGAATCAGTGGAAATAAACTACTTCCAGCAACTGCTGttacaggtgacacacacacacacacacacacacacacacacacccatacccctACCTTgaaacttttgtttttggaaaaaaaagtttttggaGATTTTTGTATTGACTTTAGGCTTATTCTAAAAGAGCATGCCTGGACTGAAACTGTTCTGTCTCTCAGATCCTGCATCGGGTACAATCAGCATGCGTAATGCTAGTGAGGCGATATCTGGAACATACCGCTGTACTGCCAAGAACCGGGTGGGCACAGACGAGTGTGTGCTGCAGCTCAAAGTCATACAACGTGAGTCAACACTCAACTAAACACTACCTAATAAAACTGATTTCCTTCCACCAGCCATTGTTCCTCCAAAGCTTTCATCTTTGTTTCTGCATATCTATAATCAGGCTTTAGGATTAGAACTAATCatattacagtgctttgaaataGCAATCTGTGGTTTATAAAACCATAAAAGGAGtaacactctctgtctgtctgtctgttctatttctctctttatccCCAGAACCCAACACTGCTGGTATCATAGCAGGTTCAGTGATCGGTGTGCTGTTGCTCCTTCTCCTAATTGCCCTCATCCTGTTCTGTTGTTGTCGTGCCCGCCACAGGAAGAAGTATGAGAAGGAAATCTCCTATGAGATCAGGTATTTGGTCCTCTCATGTTTGTAACGGCACAGTCCCATATTACACATTTCTCAGTAGCAGTGAAGCACAAACAGCTTTTGACACAAATGGGGACAAGTCACCAGGCCCATTTCTGATTTGTtcagatttttatattttcctcAAATCACAGCTTTCTCTTCCATACCTGTCCCTTCACATCACTGCAAAAAGCAAGAGCTTGCTGAGCTGCTCCATCAgttgtttttctctccattCTCCTCTAAGTAAAAGCAGCTGCTCTAATCTCTTCTGCACAATTTTGTTTGTTCAGTAATCTATGCTGCCCTGCCCCCTCCTGCTTGCCCCACCGCCCCCTTTCCTCCAACCTTCG from Electrophorus electricus isolate fEleEle1 chromosome 17, fEleEle1.pri, whole genome shotgun sequence carries:
- the cxadr gene encoding coxsackievirus and adenovirus receptor homolog, whose product is MTAGMDLKSPRLCYIFMIVISGAVHGLQITSTGPTSIEMASGGSVKLDCQFSLATQDAGPLDIEWSLQPSDNQREEKVIILYSGDRAYDDYYPALKGRVHFNSSDPKKGDASINLLTLQASDTGTYQCKVKKAPGIGSRKVLLTVMVRPSTPKCSTEGSTYIGDNVVLKCKSSDGTSPLQYIWDRISGNKLLPATAVTDPASGTISMRNASEAISGTYRCTAKNRVGTDECVLQLKVIQQPNTAGIIAGSVIGVLLLLLLIALILFCCCRARHRKKYEKEISYEIREDVPPPKSRISTARSFASAGSQRSSLGSMSPSNLHEYSKAQYDKVPSEEYDQPPSHAPLPPPSRMAGPNLSRMGAVPVMVPAQNRDGSIV